The nucleotide window CCCGAGCTGGATGAGGACCACGGGAGTGGCCAGCCGAAGCATGGCGCGCAGCTCGGCCCGCCGGGGCGAGCGCCGACCGGCAGCGGGATCGGGCGGCGTCATTCAGGAGGGAAAGGCGGAGTGATCGGCCCCTTCGTGGGGCCGAGGCTTGGCCAGCAGCCGCTCGGCGAAATCGACCCGTTCGGTGAGCTCGGCCATCTCGGACCGCATGGCGTCGAGCTCGAGGAACACCTCGCGTCTCAGCTCCGAATCGCTGGACGGCTGCTCCGGGTCCCAGCGGGTGACCAGCCGGCCTTCGGCGTCACGGAACGATCCGCCCGCGACCAGGATGAGATCGTAGAGGTACCAGATGCCCGCGCCGCCCAGGGTGAGCAGCATCGCCAGCCCGGTCCCGGTCTTGCCGACGTAGAATCGGTGGGCGCCGAAGGGGCCCAGCAGGCTCGCCAGGGCCAGCGCCACGCCGCGGGAACGGTCGGAGGGTTCGGACGAGCGCGCGAGGGTGGGATCCATAGGCAGAATATCTCCGGTTCCGTGGACGGTGTCCACGGTGAGAGCCGGGCGAGCGCGGGCTGGGGAGAGCCGAGGCGGATCGGGACTCGGCGCGGGAGCAGATGGCTGGAAGGTACAGGGTGAAAGGATGCGCCCGGGAGGATTCGAACCTCCGACCCACAGCTCACGCGGTGGGGTTCTCGGCACCCAG belongs to Gemmatimonadales bacterium and includes:
- a CDS encoding TM2 domain-containing protein → MDPTLARSSEPSDRSRGVALALASLLGPFGAHRFYVGKTGTGLAMLLTLGGAGIWYLYDLILVAGGSFRDAEGRLVTRWDPEQPSSDSELRREVFLELDAMRSEMAELTERVDFAERLLAKPRPHEGADHSAFPS